A genomic segment from Castor canadensis chromosome 1, mCasCan1.hap1v2, whole genome shotgun sequence encodes:
- the Or6a2 gene encoding olfactory receptor 6A2 — translation MEQRNHSGQVSEFVLLGFPVPAPLRSLLFSLSLLAYVLVLIENILIIVAIKNHPTLHKPMYFFLANMSFLEIWYVSVTIPKMLAGFIGSKQSHGQLISFEGCMTQLYFFLGLGCTECVLLAVMAYDRYVAICHPLHYPVIVSGRLCVQLAGGSWAGGFGISMVKVFLISRLSYCGPNTINHFFCDVSPLLNLSCTDMSTAELTDFVLAIFILLGPLSVTGASYLAITGAVMRIPSVSGRHKAFSTCASHLTVVIIFYAASIFIYARPKALSAFDTNKLVSVLYAVIVPLLNPIIYCLRNQEVKKALRGTLHLYQGQDTNLKKFDRNG, via the coding sequence ATGGAGCAGAGGAACCACAGTGGGCAAGTGAGTGAGTTTGTGTTGCTGGGCTTCCCAGTTCCAGCACCACTGCGGTCACTgttgttttccctttctctgctgGCCTATGTATTGGTACTGATTGAAAACATACTCATCATTGTGGCAATTAAGAACCACCCAACCCTCCATAAACCCATGTATTTCTTTCTGGCTAATATGTCCTTCTTGGAGATCTGGTATGTCTCTGTTACTATTCCCAAGATGCTTGCTGGTTTTATTGGGTCCAAACAGAGTCATGGACAGCTAATTTCCTTTGAGGGCTGCATGACACAGCTCTACTTTTTCCTGGGCTTGGGTTGCACTGAGTGTGTCCTTCTtgctgtgatggcctatgatcgctatgtggcTATCTGTCACCCTCTCCACTATCCTGTCATTGTCAGTGGCCGACTCTGTGTGCAGCTGGCAGGTGGATCCTGGGCTGGAGGATTTGGCATATCTATGGTCAAAGTTTTTCTCATTTCTCGCCTCTCTTACTGTGGTCCTAACACCAtcaatcactttttctgtgatgtcTCCCCATTGCTCAACCTCTCATGCACTGACATGTCCACAGCAGAGCTTACAGACTTTGTACTGGCCATATTTATCCTGCTGGGACCACTATCTGTCACTGGAGCCTCCTACCTGGCCATTACTGGTGCTGTGATGCGGATCCCCTCAGTTTCTGGACGTCATAAAGCCTTTTCTACTTGTGCCTCTCACCTCACTGTTGTGATCATCTTCTATGCAGCCAGTATCTTCATCTATGCTCGACCTAAGGCGCTTTCAGCTTTTGACACCAACAAGCTGGTCTCTGTACTCTATGCTGTCATTGTACCATTGCTCAATCCCATTATTTACTGCTTACGCAATCAGGAGGTCAAGAAAGCCCTACGCGGTACTCTGCACTTGTACCAGGGCCAAGATACTAACCTCAAGAAATTTGACAGAAATGGGTAG
- the LOC109678610 gene encoding olfactory receptor 6B9-like: MLEMNITLVSEFILVGFPTVPWLQVLLFFLFLVVYLLVVAENLVIMLTVWVTNSLHKPMYYFLSSLSFLEVWYVSVTVPKMLDGFLLQRRHISFTGCMTQLYFFISLACTECVLLAAMAYDRYVAICHPLRYPVIMTTGYCGQLVACSYTTGFMITVIKVYFISHVTFCGSNVMNHFFCDISPILKLACKDMSTAELVDFALAIVILIFPLIITVLSYIYIVSTILRIPSTQGRKKAFSTCASHLTVVIIYYTAMIFMYVRPRAIASFNSNKLISAVYAVLTPMLNPFIYCLRNQEVKNAIKKTLGGGQCLLLD, from the coding sequence ATGCTGGAGATGAACATCACTCTGGTCAGTGAGTTCATCCTGGTGGGCTTCCCCACTGTCCCATGGCTGCAGGtcctgctcttcttcctcttccttgtgGTCTACCTGCTAGTGGTAGCAGAGAATCTTGTTATCATGCTCACTGTTTGGGTCACTAACTCCCTTCACAAACCCATGTACTATTTCCTGAGTAGCTTGTCTTTCCTGGAAGTCTGGTATGTGTCTGTCACAGTCCCCAAGATGCTGGATGGCTTCCTCCTGCAGAGACGGCACATCTCCTTCACAGGTTGCATGACCCAGCTCTACTTCTTTATTTCACTTGCTTGCACAGAGTGTGTGCTCCTAGCAgccatggcctatgaccgctatgtagcCATCTGCCATCCTCTCCGATATCCAGTCATCATGACTACAGGTTATTGTGGGCAGTTGGTGGCTTGCTCCTACACTACTGGATTCATGATCACTGTGATTAAGGTATATTTCATTTCACATGTAACTTTCTGCGGCTCCAATGTCATGAaccactttttctgtgatatttCACCAATCCTCAAACTGGCATGCAAAGACATGTCTACAGCTGAGTTAGTGGACTTTGCTTTGGCAATTGTCATTCTTATCTTCCCTCTCATCATCACTGTCCTCTCCTATATCTACATTGTGTCTACCATTCTGCGTATACCCTCTacccagggaaggaagaaggccTTCTCTACCTGTGCATCCCACCTTACTGTGGTCATAATTTATTACACAGCCATGATTTTCATGTACGTCAGGCCCAGGGCTATTGCATCATTTAACTCCAACAAACTAATCTCAGCTGTGTATGCAGTCCTTACACCCATGCTAAATCCTTTCATCTACTGCCTAAGGAACCAGGAAGTCAAGAATGCAATCAAGAAGACCCTGGGAGGTGGTCAGTGCCTCCTGCTTGACTGA